In the Natrinema sp. CBA1119 genome, ATAACGGGATCGAGGAGGTCCTCGCCGCCACGGACGTCGTCCGGCGTCGCGTTCGGACAGTCCTCTCCCGGTTCGTTGGGGTTCTCGGTGCTGAAACAATGCGTCGCCTCCTTGACGTTCCAGCCGTAGTTGCCGCCGTTCTCGACGATGTTGACCTCCTCGAACAGGTTCTGTCCGACGTCGGCGACGAAGAACTGCCCCTCGCTGTCGAAGGACGCTCGCCAGGGGTTGCGCAGCCCCCACGCGTAGTACTCATCGAGGCCTTCGTCGCTGTCGACGAACGGGTTGTCGTCTGGAATCCCGTACGACTCACCGTTTTCGCCCTCGCTGTCGACGTCGAGCCGGAGGATGCTCCCGAGAAAGTTTTCCGTCGTGTTCTGTGCGTTACCACCTTCGTTGTCGTCGTACCAGTCCTCGACGTGACCCAGTCCGGTGTCGTCGGCGTCGCCGCCGTCGCCGAGGGGCACGTAGAGGTAGTCGTCCGGTCCGAAGAGGACCGCACCGGCGTTGTGGTTGAACTGCGGCTCCGGCACCTCAAGCAGGACCGTCTCGGAGTCGGGATCGGCCGTCTCGTGGTCGTCTCCTTCGGTTGTAAACTCCGAGAGGACGGCGGTGTGGTCGTAGTCCTCGGGTGTGTCGTCGGTCGGGGGTGCGCTGTACCGGACGAAGAAGCGGCCGTTCTCTTCGAACTCGGGGTGGAAGGCGAGTCCGAGGAGGCCGCGCTCGTCGAAGCCGGCGTCGGTCGCCTCGCCGACCTCGACCATTCGATCGGTGAGGTCGAGGAACGGCTCCGCTCGCAGCCCGGCGGTTCCGTTCCCGGCTCCCATGCCGTCTTCGTTGTCGGTTTCAGCCTCGGTCTCGTTACCGGCCTCGGTCTCGTTACCGGCAGCCATCCCGTTCTCGTCCGTCATGCCGTTTTCGCCACCGCCGTCGGCTCCCGTCTCGAGGACGCGGATCTGTCCGGGCTGATCGACGACGTAGTACCGGTCTTCCTGTCCCGGTGCGACCTCGAAGCCGACCGGGGAGGTGAAGCCGCCTGCGACCCGTTCGAGGCCGATCGTCGGCCCTTCCGTCACGACATCCTCTTGGGTTTCCTCAGCGTCCCCGTCTCCTCCCTCGGCCCCGGCCAACTGGATGTCGCCTCGCATCGAGTTCGGATGGACCGAGCAATAATACTCCGCCATCTCGGCGGTCGCCTCGAACTCGAGGGTCAGCGTCTCTCCCTCGTCGCCCATGATCTCGGTTCCTTCGAGTTCCTCTCCCTCCGAGTCGAGGAGAACGAAATCGTGCTGGAGTCCGTCGAGGTTCTCCCACGTGACGACGTATGTTTGTCCCTCCTCGAGTTCCAGCGTCGGATTCGTCTCGCCTTCGATATCGGACGGCGCTTGGCCGACCCAGCCGGCCGTTTCGCCGCCCAGTTCGATCTCCTCGGCCTCCTGTCCGGTCGCGATACCGCCGAGTCCCGCTACGACGCCGGTCGCCGCAGCGCTCTTCAGGAACAGCCGTCGTGACGAGTCGAGATCCGCTTCGAGTCCCGCTTTGTCTCTGGATACCATTGGTTGTGGATCCTCTTCCCCATCCTCGCTCGAGATGTCTATAAATCGGAGATACCGTTGCACCGGAAACACAATACTTGCCGGTGCAGGCGGCGGCGGTCAGGCCGGCTGGTGGCGAAATCCGCGCGTTTCGCGTCGCTCGTCGATTTGTTCCACTTAACACGATCATTCCGGTGGTAATCACAGTTAGTGTTAGATCTCATTGAACTCACCGGATCGATGCAGTTCTGGTCGACAGGATCTGTAGCGTCCAGATCGGTCGATCCACTGCGCCGGACGCGGATTCCGTCACCGTTCGAACGAATTCCTCCTAGAGTAGTTATGTACCTCGAATACCTATCCGTCGAACGGTACGTACGGTCCGAAGCAGCCGAGATCGGACGTGTCGGCCTGGCGTATCGTCGGCGGACGATCGGAGAATCCACCGCCACTCGTTCTCCTCGACTCGGTTCGAGACGAGCCGCCCTCCGGTGGCTACGCATAGTTCGCGATCCAGTAGGCGACGTAGAGCGCGAACAGGGCGATGCCACCGATGCGGGTGACGCGACCGCGTGCAAGCATGGCGGTGACGACGAGCAGGCTGCCCGCGAGAAACGGCCAGTGGACCGTCAGCACGTCGCCGCCGGTGCCGACAGGGTGGAGCATGGCGATGATGCCGACGTTTGCCGTCAGATAGAAGACGGTGCTACCGACCACGTTCCCAACGGCCAGTTCCGGGCGGCTCTGTCGAACGGGTTCGACGGTAAGCGCCAATTCTTCGATCGAGGCGATGAAGCTCAACACCGTCGCCCCGAACGCCAGGCCCGAGATGCCGAAGGCGACGAAAATTCCCTCGGCGCTGACCACCGTGACCCCGGAGCCGACGGTCATCCCCACGACCGCGAGGACGGCCACGCCGAGGTTGAACAGGCCGCTCCGGTGCTCAAAGGAGGGGACGAACTCGTCGAGGTCGAGATCCAACTCCGGATCCGACTCCCCGGTCGGTTGTACTCTCGACTCGTCACCCCCGTTCGGCATTCCTGTTTCCGTCTCCGCTCCCGTCTGCACCGCCGCTTCGCTCTCCGCGTCGGCCTCGAGATCGACCACTTCCTGGAGTTCCGCCGAGAGCAGATACGTCGTTTCGGAGCGGCGCTCGTGCCAGAAGATGTAGGCGAGCAGCGGGACGAACAACCCGAGGAGGGCCGCTCCCTCGAGCGGATCGATCGTCCCGCCGATCGACAGCGCGAACGCGGGGACGGGAACGAGAACGAGCAGCACGAGATATGCGCTGGGAACGTCCATCCGAAACGGCACGAGGACCCCCGCGAGTCCGACGGCGACGGCGAGGACAAACAGTGATTCCCCGAACACCGTCCCGAGCGCGAGCCTGGGAAGTTCGACGAACGCCGCGGTGATCCCGAGGACGGCGTTCTCGAGGTCGACACCGGCCAGTACGACTGCGAGAAAGAAGCCGGAAACGCCGAGCGAAACGGCGCTCTGGGCGACGGCCTCGATGAAGATCTCGACGCACCAGATTACCAGCACGACGCCGACGAGAAACAGGCCGACGAGGGCCACCGTCGAGCTCGGAACGACCATGTCCGTGAGCCTACACCACGCTCGTACTTAGTTGCCGATTGCGGTCACGACGAAACGCGACCGAGCGGTCGAAGGCGGTCTCGATGGGGACGGTCGCCATCGCCGGTGCCCACGACCTCACTAGTGCCCGCGATCCGGTCGTCACGGCCGTGACAGCGCTGCCGACGAGACCAGTTCCGCGAACTCACCGAGGCTCAGCCACTGATCGGAACGCCACCGAAGACGACGATCGCGATCAGCCAGTAGGCGACGTAGAGCCCGCCGAGGAGGAAGCCGTGCCACCGTTTCAGCTTCCCCTTGTAGAGGAAGTACGCGGCGAGGGCGGTCACGACGATCACCGTCGGGAGATGGAAGGTGAGCACGGATCGGGAGATCTCGAGGTCGCTGAGGAGCATGATGACGCCGACGTTTCCCGTCACCGAGAAGAGGACGCTCCCGATGACGTTTCCGACGCCGATCTCGGGGACCCCCCGTCGAACCGGTTCGATCGTGAGCATGACGTCTTCGAAGGTGAGGATCACCGTCAGGACGGTCGCCCCGAAGACGGTTTCCTCGAGGCCGAACCCGTCGATAACGACCTCCGACCCGGCCTCGAGCAACATCGACGCGAACACGATGCCGATCAGTGCCAGGACGGAGAGAAGGAGCCAGAGCCACCCGGACGCGAAGCGACCGCCGACGAGTCGATCCTCGGAGATCTCCGAGAACTCTGCGGGCAACGCGACGCCGCCGTCGGCCTGTATCTCCTCGCCGAGTTCGGTGGTCCGGAAGACCGGCGTGTCGCGCTGGTACTCTCGAGCGATAATATAACCGAACGCGAGGACGAACGCGACGAGGAGCAGGAGTCCGTGGACGAACGTCAGCGTTCCGAGGAGCACGAACGGAATTAACATCAGCGGTGCCATCGCGAAGAGGGCGATGTAATCGGACGGGAGATCGACCGGGAAGGGCCTGATGATCGCGGCGAGGGCGAGCGTCACGCCGATGATCGCAAGTCCGGTCCCGAGCGCCGTCCCGAGGGCAGCACCCTCGAGGTCGCCGGCCGACAGAACGAGCGCGAGGATCGTGTCGTCGAACTCGAATCCGGTGAAGAGTATCGCGAGCGCGAACAGCGATATCTTCAATTTCAGCGCCGCTCGAGTGAGATAACTGATCAGCTTCTCGACGCAGACCGTCAAGAGGACGCCACCGACGACGAGGACGAGCACCGCACCGAGGAGCCCTTGCGCCTCGACGAATCCCTCGATCGCCCCCTCGAGGCCGCCTTCGTTCTCCGCCGCGTCGACGTCTTCATCCACACTTCCGTCGTCGCCCTGAGCGAGAACCGGCGCGACCGGAACTGCGACGAGCGTCGCGGTCACCAGGAGAGCAGCGATGATCCGTCGGACCGATCGACGAGAGAGGCGGCGTCTCGTACCGATCGAGCGCACCGCATTCGCGACTCTCGGACGTTGTGACGCGATGGCGCTCTCGACGAGGACCTCGAGCATGTGGGTTCCGCATGCGAACCAGTGCCATATAGCTAGCAGGCCGGAGGGATCAGTTCCATGGAAATCCCTACACGGAACCCGTGGGAGATTTCTACACGGGCCAGTTGGACACCACTTTCACTACACCACTGTCACTGTCCGACCCATGCATGGACACGAGGAGGATCTCACGACGGCTCCGATTCCGACTCGCTCTCGTCGTCGAGCGGATCGGCCTGCAGGACGAACGCGCGCTCCGGCGGCGGGGCGATGCGCAACTCGATGCGCCGAGCGAGTTCGTAGTACTTCCGATTCCCGCGCCTGTAGTGTTCGACCAGCCCGGCGTCCTCGAGCGTCGAGAGGTGGTGGACGGCGGTTTTTCCATCCATTCCGATCTCCGCTGCGAGTTCCGAGACGTACATCGGTTCCCGCGAGAGTTCCCTGAGAATCGCCAAGCGCGTTCCGTTTCCCAGGGCGTCGATCAGTGTCACGCACGTCCGTACGACATCCCGCATCAAGAAAGGTGTCGACGATTCTCACTGTGCTCGCGGTCGAAGCCAGGGGAAGTATGCCATCGATCCGATCTGTCGAAACGCGTGGATGCAGCTTTATCGGCGTCGTCGTGGGACGACCACTATGAGCGACCGCGTCGACTTCCCCGACGATCGAACCAGCGACCGGCGGACGATTACGAGCGGCTTCTTCGAACAGGAGGTGTACCTCTCCAGCGAGGAGACGGCCGCCTTCCTCCACGACCTCGCCGATCAGCTCGAGGCCGGATCCTCGTTTACCATCTCCGCGTCGGAGTGGGAGATCCCCTTCGACTACAGTGATCCCGTCGAGGTCGAGAT is a window encoding:
- a CDS encoding sodium:calcium antiporter; translated protein: MVVPSSTVALVGLFLVGVVLVIWCVEIFIEAVAQSAVSLGVSGFFLAVVLAGVDLENAVLGITAAFVELPRLALGTVFGESLFVLAVAVGLAGVLVPFRMDVPSAYLVLLVLVPVPAFALSIGGTIDPLEGAALLGLFVPLLAYIFWHERRSETTYLLSAELQEVVDLEADAESEAAVQTGAETETGMPNGGDESRVQPTGESDPELDLDLDEFVPSFEHRSGLFNLGVAVLAVVGMTVGSGVTVVSAEGIFVAFGISGLAFGATVLSFIASIEELALTVEPVRQSRPELAVGNVVGSTVFYLTANVGIIAMLHPVGTGGDVLTVHWPFLAGSLLVVTAMLARGRVTRIGGIALFALYVAYWIANYA
- a CDS encoding amphi-Trp domain-containing protein, which encodes MSDRVDFPDDRTSDRRTITSGFFEQEVYLSSEETAAFLHDLADQLEAGSSFTISASEWEIPFDYSDPVEVEIEFSEQRERELEIELEFTEPSGGDELSVR
- a CDS encoding sodium:calcium antiporter; this encodes MLEVLVESAIASQRPRVANAVRSIGTRRRLSRRSVRRIIAALLVTATLVAVPVAPVLAQGDDGSVDEDVDAAENEGGLEGAIEGFVEAQGLLGAVLVLVVGGVLLTVCVEKLISYLTRAALKLKISLFALAILFTGFEFDDTILALVLSAGDLEGAALGTALGTGLAIIGVTLALAAIIRPFPVDLPSDYIALFAMAPLMLIPFVLLGTLTFVHGLLLLVAFVLAFGYIIAREYQRDTPVFRTTELGEEIQADGGVALPAEFSEISEDRLVGGRFASGWLWLLLSVLALIGIVFASMLLEAGSEVVIDGFGLEETVFGATVLTVILTFEDVMLTIEPVRRGVPEIGVGNVIGSVLFSVTGNVGVIMLLSDLEISRSVLTFHLPTVIVVTALAAYFLYKGKLKRWHGFLLGGLYVAYWLIAIVVFGGVPISG
- a CDS encoding winged helix-turn-helix domain-containing protein; protein product: MTLIDALGNGTRLAILRELSREPMYVSELAAEIGMDGKTAVHHLSTLEDAGLVEHYRRGNRKYYELARRIELRIAPPPERAFVLQADPLDDESESESEPS
- a CDS encoding PQQ-dependent sugar dehydrogenase; the protein is MVSRDKAGLEADLDSSRRLFLKSAAATGVVAGLGGIATGQEAEEIELGGETAGWVGQAPSDIEGETNPTLELEEGQTYVVTWENLDGLQHDFVLLDSEGEELEGTEIMGDEGETLTLEFEATAEMAEYYCSVHPNSMRGDIQLAGAEGGDGDAEETQEDVVTEGPTIGLERVAGGFTSPVGFEVAPGQEDRYYVVDQPGQIRVLETGADGGGENGMTDENGMAAGNETEAGNETEAETDNEDGMGAGNGTAGLRAEPFLDLTDRMVEVGEATDAGFDERGLLGLAFHPEFEENGRFFVRYSAPPTDDTPEDYDHTAVLSEFTTEGDDHETADPDSETVLLEVPEPQFNHNAGAVLFGPDDYLYVPLGDGGDADDTGLGHVEDWYDDNEGGNAQNTTENFLGSILRLDVDSEGENGESYGIPDDNPFVDSDEGLDEYYAWGLRNPWRASFDSEGQFFVADVGQNLFEEVNIVENGGNYGWNVKEATHCFSTENPNEPGEDCPNATPDDVRGGEDLLDPVIEYPHQVGDETVGISITGGYVYEGDTVSELEDMYVYGDWSRAFETPDGRLFASPVNEYEPTNDRSEDDLWEIQELSVGGSENGNLNRFVLAFGRDHDDELYVLTTARYTEGETGEVYRIVPEGEGEAIEEHENAVGTEDQAAEGGESEDEEAEDDQAEEGGEGADETKEEEADESGNETESETGNETADDE